The sequence TTCTCCTTTCATTTCTCACAGATACAGACAAATGTTCCTGTGTTTGCGATCGTATGATTTagcttttctttccttttctctacTTCTTCTGTAATCTTACATTTCACTTTCACTcagtaaatttaataaaaaaatgattaaaaacaATGGAGAAGAGAAACAAAACAACTTTTGGGGGCAAATTTGATGGTTTTTCTTCTTGATCACACACTCTTgacttcatcatcatcttcgTAGGAGAAGGGTAAGGGTACTGACTTAAATGCCCTATACTTGCCAACATTGTTCAAGTGCTCATTCTCCAGCCTGTTCAATACAATTCAACATTATTGTCGATCATAAATTCCAACTTCTCTATCAACTTAAAATCCATGTTTTCACATAAACTAATACTTTCTTAATGCTGCATGTTTTTATTGGTTTATAATCATTCCAGTCCATCTCAATCTTCCACCTATATGTAAGAAATTAGGCCACCTGCTGTtgaattttgagtttttgacAGCAAACACAtgaactttttttaatatttggaaGAGTATTTGTACCTGAAGAAATTCCAGATGCCACGCCGAATTATCTCCAAGCAAGCAACAATTGCAGTTAAGGCTGTCCTATGCAAGAAAGGTGCCTCTGTAAAACCCAACACTGTCTGCATCCAAGCAAGTCTTAACACAATATTCAACCCCTGCCACATTAATCACAAGTCATTGTTACTTAGGAAAGCTTAAGCAATTGCATTTTTTGCACAACAAGAGCGTGCACGCATAACCGGACATATAACTATATAAGATAGAGACTAATAGCGAAGGAAAATATAAGACTATGCAAAAAATCACAACATATTTTCTTACCATTGCTCCAAAGTAAACACTTTTGTTTGATATAACTAGCTTATCTCTCAACCATGGATTTCTTGAATTTCGGCACAGAAGACCCCAGTCTATTACAATGTCCCAATATGTAGCAATAATGGTTGCAGTACCTGAAGTTGCTGCTGCAAAAATCTTCCAGAACATTCCCCTTCTCAACTCATACAGTGTCCTCATGGCAACCGCAGTGACTATTAAGaagtattttattgaattgaaCAAGTGCATTGAATCTTTCTCTTCGAACAACCGACGAAGACACTGAGACATTATAACTTTGTTAACAAATGAGGAAACaactataaaaaagaaagctgCTGCTATGGTATGAGCATTgctgaaataaaattatatacctGGAGGAAACGAGTCCAGTATGGAATCATTGCTACAACAAAGTAAAAGGCTTCGAAAACTTTACTTCCTCTGCAAGtgttttctctctttctgAAATCTCCCCAGACATAGTAGCAAACATAGAATTCTAAATTTCTGAAAGCTTGCACCTGAAACATATACAGTTAATGTGGTGGTTATATTGTGAGTAACAAATGTGTTATTCGCAAACTAGCTGAAAATGAAGTTTATCAAACTTGTAAACAACAGAAGAATTGTGCTAGAATTCCTTACCTGGCTAGTAAGTTGATCTGCCAAGAAAAAATCCGGGAGGGTAACCTACAGAGATAACAAGAACAAAGCtgagatttctttttcttattgaaaTCAACTGTTCTGAGTTTGAGTTTCAAAAACTTTAGTCTCTTACCTTATAAAGAGGAGCAAGCATACAATGAAAAGCACATTGAATCAAGAAGAAGCGACTTGACCGGTATATGATATTGAAAGGACAGAATGTTATAAGAAGCACAAGCTGCATTAAAACCAAAGTTTAGGCCTGACAGGAAAGTATTATCATTTTGATCAAACTGAAATGATGAATCAGGGAATGAGTATAGAAGATTACAATGAGTAAGCCCAATGGGACTAATTCAGTAATTGCTTGAAAGCTTTGTGTTCTTTTATCCATCTCCATATCCAAATTTGAGAGGATACTGCCCAACGTTAGTACTGCCAGACATGAACTTAAAAGAAAGACTTCTCTATAACCCAATTCTGTTCCTTGTTTGAACCCAAATATGAAAGCATAATTGATCCGGTAACGCTTCCAAAAGTATATGTTGGCAGAATACAAGAGCATATGCAGGACTATGAATCCAAAAAATCTgcaataagaataaaaataagaattagaaaacCAAATTGGAAAAGTGAAGTTTGCTTATGAAATTATGTACTTACGAGTAAAGTGGAAACATGTTCTCCATATATTTTGGACCTCCATTACTATTAAGAACATTTCTTGCatgtataataataacaagtgCTATCAGAAGTGCTGCTGTGCAACCAGAGAAGAAACCTGCAGTATAGAAGCAACATGACCTGATGATAAAACTGGAGGGTTCTGCGAATTCTTTCCAGTACTGTTAACATCAAGGCTGAATGTTCAAAATTTGAATGTTAATGTTGCATACGGATCTTACCCAGCGAGAATGTAATTCTATGCTTTTCCCTTTTAGTTTTTGGTCTCAAAATACTCATTCCTTTACTACGGTTCCCATTTGCAAAATGTTTAATGTATGTGGCCTCCACTCTTTCCATGAGCTTACTGACCTCTACAGAGCTTCCAAGATAAGAATTATCCACCATTTTTAGGTAAGCTTTCGATGCATTTCTTGAAGTAATCTGAAATAAGACTAATTAGTACATATATTTCGATCCAAACCTGCAGTTGAGAGCTTATTATTTACAATTAGGAGACACAGTACCTTgtcatattttttcataatcttGAAGAATGCTAATTGGTTCAAGAAACTGCAAGATCATTCAATGAAGCAATTGgcaaatactaataaaacCTGAAATAATCAATTCTGAAAGAGAAGAGGAGGAACTCTAGAGGCGCATTACCAGTAACTTTTCAGAAGTCGAAGCTTCTGATAGAATGCGATAAAAGCTCGAGTTATGAGTTCCTCTGCCTTCCTTAATTCTTTCTTGCTGTAGGACAGATCTGCTTTCGAACTCGAGATGATATTCTTCATTGTTGAGACTGGAGTTTCAGGTTCAACATTGATTTTTACATGATCAAGAACTTCTAATGAAGCCGGCTTAAAGCCCTCAATACTATTATGGCGTCCAGTAGCTTTCTTCTGGCTACCAGACGCAGAGTTCTCATCGTCGCTGCCTCTCTTATCATCATTTGAATTCACTTCATTGCTCATCTCAACTTCTTCAATCACTTCCATACACGACCATCCTTAAAATGGAAAATTGAACTACAACATCTGAGACCATttcctcaaaatcaaaagacataaaaaagaataccAGTAATCTACAACTGGGAGTTCTTTCCTGACCTGTATTTCTACCATTTATGGGATGAACAACTGTTGCTGAAACAGAAGGAATTCCATTGATATCAGCTCCTCCTAGCACAGGATTCTCTACCTTAATTCTTAGCGCGATTAGAGCATCCATTTGTCTGCTCAAATCATCAGCCTCAGCCATAGCTTCCTGAACTTTATTCTTGTAATGCTCAACAACTTTATTAAACTCGTCATCAAGTTTTCTAAAGAACACAAGTTCATACTCTCCTCCTTCATCTGTTGCATTAAGAAACATGGTCTGGTATTGACCTTCCCCGCCTTCTTGATCTTCTACTGGATTAATTAGTATCACTTCATCTTCACTGCCACTACATTTTCTTGGAGAACCTGATCTATACCGGCTTGTTAGGCCACTGAAAGCTCTATAGAGAGATACCCTTCTCTTCAAAGGAGAGGAGGTTGAATTTGCAGCTGTTGCCATGGGAGATAGTACTGTGTTTCTTTGCTTGAAACGCAATACATCTTTCAAGATTGTTTTGAGATAGTTATAGTCCATGTACGCTTGTTGCCATTCCTGCACCATTTGTGCTGCGAATTCTTTTCCAAACTTCATCTTGATAATTCTTCTTCAAGAATCACAATGCTTCTTCTGTTGATTAGtgcaaatatttatgaaaattgtTCTTGGGTCTTTCATGTAATTGTAATATTATGTGAAGAAGAATGTAGAGATGATATATACAGAAGTATTTCAGAGACCAAGagtttctttccttcttccttctttcctaAATCTTGATTATTATTGTTTCCTGCAATAAATGAACAAACTTTATTTAGATGGCCATTTTAGTTGTCGTTAGTactaaaaaagttaatttgatggcaatctttttctttcttttttatcaggtaacattttaaatttggtttaagaaaaaaagctTCTTCATCTAAAGCtctaaaattattgtttttagaCCCAGTTatcatttatcattttaagatttatagtttcatttttattttttattttaatatcataacacttctaaaattttaaattaatataatttataaaattttattaatatagtctattaattaaattaataaattaaaataaacagttaattatttataatttaatagtaatttgataatagatcacttcaaaaaaaaaatactctattattgaaatttaatgaagataaaaaaaggCAGTTAACTATAAAagatctttttataatttttgcaatttcttttatcagtGTTTATGAgtaaaaatctaaatacttTTACCTATGTACTAAAATATCATAGTTATTGACcgcaaaagaaattaattataatgacTTTTACGTGTGGTAGCTCTGGcgctatataattaaaattttaccacatgtttaatttatattttaaattataaagttttaaaatttgtatatagtattactaaatttaagaaagtcatattaaattaataagagccattaataatcaaaattattattcgagtccaataaaaataataatttttatatttattataaaaacaataatacaTTACTGAAAATCTCTCTTTCCAAAAGCAAATTTAATGAGAAAGTTTGACCTCTGGGATTTTTGTTATACTTGATAAATTGTGCCGAGAAGAAAATCAAGGAAGGTTTAGTCAATGATTAGGGTTGTCTTCCAATGGAAGAGCAACTTACAACTTGATTCTTTTggctttttccttttatatttcACGCGGCTAGAATTCTAACCTCATCTTTCCCAATTTATGTgaatggaaaaataaataaatcattatcCACTGCCTACTAAGTAAATGTTCTTCTAGGGCTTCcacaaaatttagaaaatatattatattacttatattttgatttaatgtatatattataactattaaaagaatgacacataaataaattttttattttttaatatttaattattgacatatattttattatataaaattaataaatatgtgtcGATTATCATCGGTTTGATAtacaaatgaaaatatatacatcaaacctagataaaaaatttcatattttatggTACCTATAAGCTTATACATTCTCCATCAATATATAATAGtggattttagaaaatttgaataatgtTATATAActcacattttttttatttaatttcttgctcaTGTGATGtggtatttaatatttttataaaattatttattaatattttaaaataaaaagtaattttataaaattattaaataccaTATTAGATGGGTAATAGATgagacaaaaaaaaatgagatgttgagtattttaaaatttatttaatatatgttagtataatttaattaaaatttaatatgtctttagcttattttatataaatacaataatttttattgatatttatttatatataaattaattcatttagtataatttttactatatctacaaattaatatatatttcatttaatgatatattatatatttcagTGATATTCATTGatttaatgttaaaatattaaaagaattacaaaaatataaaactcaaTTTTGTGTTAATAAATGATATCAACatatttaattgtataatattaatttatcgataaattaatattatacaacattaataaattttacagaAAATAATTAGATCATAATAGAAAGCTCGACAATTGAcctgttataaaattaaaattaattattgacaTTTTGAATGaggtaataaaaaaatttaaataattttttgtataaCTCTTTTTGTAATGAAGGTCAACATTTAAAAGCAGAGGAAAGGGTTTCTTAGGTTTCActtggaaagaaaaatgaaaatctaaaattaagcTTGACACATTTATCACCATGGACGAGGAGCTCTCCATTCTTCTCCTACAGATGAGGATTTCAAGCGTAGCTTGGGCAGCCCTATGGGCAGGCAGGGGATTATCTATGTTATTCCCTAcgctttattattatttattttattttattttctggtggttagatatttaatatggaagattaaatataataatgtatattctcaattttatataaaaacgtttttatttaactatatCTACACcggtaaaaaaagaaattgaaaagggTTATATTGGGAATCAATGAAAGATATTAGGAGATGCCAGCTAATGTTTGGAGGGGTGTCGGAGTCATTTTGTTTAGAGATAATAAATAGGAGTAGGACCCATTCATGCTTCCAAACGGACAACGGAGCCACTTGCCGTCGGGTTAAACTGGGGATTTTTGTCATATATTTACCAGCTTTttgcattatatatatatatatatatttcttttttatatattcgaGAGATTTGGTTCCTAACCCTTAAAATAATCCCTTTTTAGCCACTAATAATTTCAGCTTCCCCACCTAACACAGCAACGTATCCattcataaacattaaaataattacatagtaataatatgttatttccttatagTAACGGATATGtatataaatgttttatattttaaaattaaataattgatatattatttaattttttatatatcattaatatttaatagaattttatgtttttctttcttttttaacaattaagcTTTGACTGAGGAAACTCAGCTCTAAGTAAAGCAACAAAATTTATAGGgctaacttaaaataaaatatatattataaatttagaaaagaaaaatattcaataagTTTTATTATAAAGTCAATTCTCCAAGGTTCATTTAGGCACTACACAAGACtaagttattaatttcaaaaaggCAGCAAGTGGggaattttataaatgaagCTAAATTGAGGACAGCTTTAAAACTCCAccaaaaagtgaaaaaatcatttattataaattgaagGCAGACAAATGGGTGAAGGTTTTATTAGAacatttcaaagtttgatatattGAATTATTCTGAGACATAAACAATTACATTacatatttgtatatattagcCATTGCTATATTTCTTCTACttgacatatataaaaaaggtGGAAAGGTCCATTTGAGACCTCTGTTCAGACCACTTCCACTTTCCAGggttgattcttttttttcttttttactttttctggCTTGTAAATGTATCTGGTGGCCATTAAAATAGATTTGTTACTCAATGTTGACTGTGGATCTTTCCATGCTTAGTTGACATATTCTGTGAGgcttacatatatatatatatatatatatatatatgcctgCATGTGTAAACTGAAAACAATTCTGATGCAGGAGTTCTTTTAGCTTAAGAATATTCATCCcacaataattattaagaaaactGTGCTAGTTTTGCTTATACATATTAATGGTTGAAGATTCAATTACAGGTTTTTATTATTCACCTGAAACAAAGAgagatgtttttttttttttttttattttaacttgcTTTCTTAATCAGAAGTGGTTTCTATTCTTTTACAAAGTGaggagattttatttttaactaatcGTGAAGACTGGTAGGTACATCATCATCTACAAAGAAATcatatttataatctaaatcagtacacatatataattactatatCTTGACTCAGTTCCAAAATCATGATATCAATTTTACCATAATACTTCCTTCAATCAGTTTACATCTTTTTTAATAGCAGAGATCACCGCCGCATAacagtttttatattttttcataagaaatatgagtattttattaatataaaagtaaacatcaatatatatatatatataaagtagaCATAAGAAAAGCATAAGATTCTTTCAAAGAATGGCCGACAAGCATCGTTACAAGACTCCAAAacaagtggaatcatttttACTCCACTACGAAGAGTATCCAAAGCTCGAAAGATAGGATCCAAAGCTTGAAGACCTCTATATAAAGAGGAGTTCTCCTTAGAAGaaggcagactgaaaaatacGAAGAAGAacttcttgtattcttcaagtcgcacaaagaagaagaaatatagtgagaaaagagagaaaatagagtGAGAGAGATAGTGAGAAGAAACACTTtccctcttgtattcttttcttcctcttgtaagttatatttctctaGTTTAAACTTCAAGTcgcacaaagaagaagaaatatagtgagaaaagagagaaaatagagtGAGAGAGATAGTGAGAAGAAACACTTtccctcttgtattcttttcttcctcttgtaagttatatttctctagtttaaagctttcaaagttaCATTCAAAGAAGTTAcattcaaagtttgtatatttgtttaaaagtttatgttcaaagtttgtgattatcaataaagtttatcttctttatctataattttaagatttaacaagcgtatgctctgtgcttacCTCGtttgaggatcctgcacaccagaaacttgttgatctgtttctatttttctctatttttctttattttggtatcagagcctattGGGTTCCGGGAAAGAAGCATCATCTAcataaagaagattttaaactcattttaatctgcatcatattactgataaacaagcactgttcatttatgcacagtagtaagtcccgTCAGGCGTAAGGGCAGTAAAActggtggcttggttcatgtttgtttagaaagttattttgatttattttaaaatgaatttagaaccatttttctgtagatcttcttctttttcaaactcttctacctctgaGTCCTCAAGGtacaaaggtttagtaaatagtaaagaaatcactattgaagattttacaaagcatattgatgattgggaaatacccaaagttcaaaagaaacaaatttatgagtattcaaagtttcctcttttcaaaactgattttactatcaaaatcaagaaagagatattcggatttcaaagccttttgaagaaatttatcttttaaatccaaagaccctccagaagcataaagaaaaagattataagtatatccatataggccttgtccaggtaggaataaagccccttaccagagaaggtttagatacttccatctgaacagtccttagagatgctaggtttacaaatttttatgattctttattaggtactgttgagtcgagcctcaataaaggaccaat comes from Ricinus communis isolate WT05 ecotype wild-type chromosome 5, ASM1957865v1, whole genome shotgun sequence and encodes:
- the LOC8283420 gene encoding phosphate transporter PHO1 homolog 9, with translation MKFGKEFAAQMVQEWQQAYMDYNYLKTILKDVLRFKQRNTVLSPMATAANSTSSPLKRRVSLYRAFSGLTSRYRSGSPRKCSGSEDEVILINPVEDQEGGEGQYQTMFLNATDEGGEYELVFFRKLDDEFNKVVEHYKNKVQEAMAEADDLSRQMDALIALRIKVENPVLGGADINGIPSVSATVVHPINGRNTGWSCMEVIEEVEMSNEVNSNDDKRGSDDENSASGSQKKATGRHNSIEGFKPASLEVLDHVKINVEPETPVSTMKNIISSSKADLSYSKKELRKAEELITRAFIAFYQKLRLLKSYCFLNQLAFFKIMKKYDKITSRNASKAYLKMVDNSYLGSSVEVSKLMERVEATYIKHFANGNRSKGMSILRPKTKREKHRITFSLGFFSGCTAALLIALVIIIHARNVLNSNGGPKYMENMFPLYSFFGFIVLHMLLYSANIYFWKRYRINYAFIFGFKQGTELGYREVFLLSSCLAVLTLGSILSNLDMEMDKRTQSFQAITELVPLGLLILVLLITFCPFNIIYRSSRFFLIQCAFHCMLAPLYKVTLPDFFLADQLTSQVQAFRNLEFYVCYYVWGDFRKRENTCRGSKVFEAFYFVVAMIPYWTRFLQCLRRLFEEKDSMHLFNSIKYFLIVTAVAMRTLYELRRGMFWKIFAAATSGTATIIATYWDIVIDWGLLCRNSRNPWLRDKLVISNKSVYFGAMGLNIVLRLAWMQTVLGFTEAPFLHRTALTAIVACLEIIRRGIWNFFRLENEHLNNVGKYRAFKSVPLPFSYEDDDEVKSV